A portion of the Marinobacter alexandrii genome contains these proteins:
- the ileS gene encoding isoleucine--tRNA ligase yields the protein MKYPEYKKVSYSEIAKDILQFWEDSSIFDQSVSTREGKDTFTFYEGPPSANGTPGIHHVMARTVKDIFCRYKTLQGYQVKRKGGWDTHGLPVELQVEKQLGITKDDIGKKISVEEYNAKCREAVMKFKGEWDDLTRQMGYWVDLDNPYVTFEKEYIESVWNLLKRLFDKDLLYKGYTVQPYSPAAGTGLSSHELNQPGTYRDVKDTSVVAQFKVKKDDRSSFLFDSDNEDVRIVAWTTTPWTLPSNCALAVGEKITYVKVKTFNQYSHQPISVVLAKDLVGKYFSDKAKEVSLTDYKEGDKLIPFEITNEFKGSDILEVRYEQLMPYVTNEELEAKAFRIIPGDFVSTEDGTGVVHTASVFGADDFRVTQQAGVPSVMVKDEKDQEVPLVDKQGRFVDEVTDFAGRFVKEEYYSDEERKDPDFKPTDVLIAIKLKEDNKAFKVEKYEHSYPHCWRTDKPVLYYPLDSWFVKTTALKDRLVELNKTINWKPESTGTGRFGNWLGNLVDWNLSRSRFWGTPLPIWVTEDRTEMKCIGSIEELQNEVHKAHEAGFMSADLPEDFDLHRPYVDDVYLVSESGQKMTRESDLIDVWFDSGAMPYAQWHYPFENDDTFQSNYPADFIAEGVDQTRGWFFTLHAIAVLLNDSVAYKNVIANGLVLDKNGNKMSKRLGNAINPFETLDQYGADPTRWYMIANANPWDNLKFDLDGIVEVQRKFFGTLTNTYSFFALYANLDNFQMDEMNVTPITDRPRFDRWIISELQILIKDVTSYYEDYEPTKAARAIQDFVNDQVSNWYVRLSRKRFWRSELNEDKKAAYETLYECLMVTAQLMSPIAPFYAEWLYKNLTDGIRDAAIKNDTPLKYESVHLSILTKSEKDVIDQSLSESMHFAQGISSLVHSLRKKEKIKVRQPLQKVLIPILKAEVRESIEAVEELILSEINVKEIEYVDDASGILVKNIKPNFRKLGQVHGPKMKAIAAVINGFAKEDISILESTGSYQIEVEGEKITLSLDDVEITSQDIPGWLVASEGALTVALDITLTNDLRKEGLSRDVVNRIQNLRKDKGLEVQDKIAISYHTSDDLLKTALVDFSEYIKTETQAVALQATEVNGAEKFDIDGIEINVQIEVAN from the coding sequence GTGAAATATCCTGAATATAAGAAAGTAAGCTATTCGGAAATTGCTAAGGATATCCTCCAGTTTTGGGAGGATAGCAGCATTTTCGATCAATCTGTAAGCACTCGTGAAGGCAAGGATACCTTTACTTTTTACGAAGGACCTCCATCCGCAAATGGGACACCAGGAATTCACCATGTGATGGCTCGTACAGTAAAGGATATTTTTTGCAGATATAAGACCCTTCAAGGATATCAAGTAAAACGAAAGGGCGGCTGGGATACTCACGGTCTTCCTGTAGAGCTTCAAGTTGAAAAACAACTCGGTATTACCAAGGACGATATTGGGAAGAAGATTTCCGTGGAAGAATACAATGCGAAATGCCGTGAGGCTGTGATGAAATTTAAAGGTGAGTGGGATGATCTAACACGACAGATGGGATATTGGGTAGATTTAGATAATCCATACGTAACCTTTGAAAAAGAATACATTGAATCTGTTTGGAATCTTCTGAAAAGACTTTTTGACAAAGATCTTCTTTATAAGGGGTATACCGTACAACCTTACTCTCCTGCTGCTGGAACAGGGTTGAGTTCTCATGAATTAAACCAACCAGGCACTTATAGAGACGTCAAAGACACTTCCGTTGTTGCTCAATTTAAGGTTAAAAAAGATGATCGATCTTCTTTTCTTTTCGACTCTGACAATGAAGATGTAAGAATCGTTGCATGGACCACAACTCCATGGACGCTACCATCAAACTGTGCTTTGGCTGTAGGTGAAAAGATCACGTATGTCAAAGTCAAAACCTTTAATCAGTATTCGCATCAACCTATTTCGGTTGTATTAGCGAAAGATTTAGTCGGTAAGTATTTTTCAGATAAAGCAAAAGAGGTATCGCTAACTGATTATAAAGAAGGGGACAAGCTTATCCCTTTTGAAATAACTAATGAATTCAAAGGGTCAGATATTCTAGAGGTTCGTTACGAGCAATTGATGCCTTATGTGACTAATGAAGAGTTAGAAGCCAAAGCTTTTAGAATCATCCCAGGCGATTTTGTTTCTACTGAGGACGGAACTGGGGTTGTTCATACAGCATCTGTGTTTGGAGCAGATGACTTTAGAGTTACACAGCAGGCTGGTGTACCATCTGTAATGGTAAAAGATGAGAAAGATCAAGAAGTTCCTTTAGTTGACAAGCAAGGTAGGTTCGTTGATGAGGTTACTGATTTTGCAGGACGCTTTGTAAAGGAGGAATATTATAGCGATGAGGAAAGGAAAGATCCTGACTTCAAACCAACAGATGTTCTTATAGCCATTAAACTAAAAGAGGATAACAAGGCTTTTAAAGTTGAAAAGTATGAGCACTCCTACCCGCATTGCTGGAGAACAGACAAGCCAGTGCTTTACTATCCATTGGATTCATGGTTTGTAAAAACCACCGCTTTGAAAGACAGATTAGTAGAACTGAATAAAACTATTAATTGGAAGCCAGAGTCTACAGGTACCGGACGCTTTGGAAACTGGCTAGGGAATCTAGTCGATTGGAATCTGAGTAGATCTCGTTTCTGGGGAACTCCACTGCCTATCTGGGTTACAGAGGATCGAACCGAGATGAAGTGTATAGGTAGCATTGAAGAACTTCAAAATGAAGTTCATAAAGCACATGAGGCAGGATTTATGAGTGCCGACCTTCCAGAAGATTTTGATCTTCATCGACCTTATGTAGATGATGTTTACTTGGTAAGTGAATCAGGCCAAAAAATGACTCGCGAATCTGATTTGATAGATGTTTGGTTTGATTCAGGCGCCATGCCTTATGCTCAATGGCACTATCCATTCGAAAACGATGATACTTTTCAATCAAACTACCCAGCTGACTTTATTGCCGAAGGAGTAGATCAAACCAGAGGATGGTTCTTTACACTTCATGCAATAGCGGTACTCCTAAATGATAGTGTTGCCTATAAGAATGTAATTGCCAATGGACTTGTGCTAGATAAGAATGGCAACAAGATGTCAAAGCGACTGGGCAATGCGATCAATCCATTTGAAACATTAGATCAGTATGGAGCAGATCCAACACGCTGGTACATGATTGCAAATGCCAACCCTTGGGATAACTTAAAGTTTGACCTGGATGGTATTGTTGAAGTTCAAAGAAAGTTCTTTGGAACACTAACTAATACGTATTCATTTTTTGCACTCTATGCGAATTTGGACAATTTCCAGATGGATGAAATGAACGTTACACCAATTACAGATCGTCCTCGATTTGACAGGTGGATAATATCAGAACTTCAAATTCTGATTAAAGATGTGACTTCCTATTATGAAGATTATGAGCCTACCAAGGCTGCAAGGGCTATTCAAGATTTCGTGAATGATCAGGTGTCTAACTGGTATGTTAGATTATCAAGAAAACGGTTCTGGAGAAGTGAACTAAATGAGGATAAAAAAGCTGCCTATGAAACACTATATGAATGTCTCATGGTTACAGCTCAATTGATGAGTCCAATTGCTCCTTTTTATGCTGAATGGCTATACAAAAACTTAACGGATGGAATTAGAGATGCCGCTATCAAAAATGATACTCCACTCAAATACGAATCTGTTCATCTAAGTATTCTTACCAAATCAGAAAAAGATGTAATTGATCAATCATTGAGTGAGAGTATGCACTTTGCTCAAGGCATTTCTTCATTGGTTCATTCACTCAGAAAGAAGGAAAAAATTAAAGTACGTCAGCCACTTCAAAAGGTATTGATACCGATATTAAAAGCCGAGGTAAGAGAAAGTATTGAGGCTGTTGAAGAATTAATTCTTTCAGAGATCAATGTAAAAGAAATTGAATATGTAGATGATGCTTCTGGGATTTTGGTGAAAAACATCAAACCAAACTTCAGAAAGCTTGGCCAGGTTCACGGTCCAAAAATGAAAGCTATAGCTGCCGTGATTAATGGGTTTGCCAAAGAAGACATTTCAATTTTAGAAAGTACGGGATCATATCAGATTGAAGTGGAAGGTGAAAAAATTACGCTTTCGTTAGATGATGTCGAAATTACATCACAAGATATTCCTGGCTGGCTAGTTGCTTCCGAAGGAGCATTGACTGTTGCTTTGGATATTACGCTTACTAATGACTTAAGAAAAGAAGGTTTGAGCAG
- a CDS encoding MMPL family transporter: MGYQSQNIKWSYDLANIVPEKDPDMVYFRQFRSTFGEDGNIMALGIQDSSVYQLENFRKFSELTHRLEGKEGIRNVLGLPNLQKLEKNNQKRAFELRPIFEEVPQDQKTLDSLITGARSLKFYSGQLINAENGATLLLITIRKEILNSKNRDQLVDFIINQGKKFEEESGIDVHFAGLPYSRSITTSKVKDELNMFLVLSLIVTGIILFLFFRSFKAVFFPLIIIGVVVIWVMGTIALLGYKITLLTGLIPPIIVVIGIPNSVYMLNRYHHEFNEHGDQMKALSRIIRKIGVVTFITNLTTAVGFFVLATTQINVLVEFGIVAGINIMATFIVSIILIPGVFSLYKPPSQKHLKHLKFKMLDWVIKKIDIAVHTMRPAIFILTIAVVAVSAVGLSKIKAVSYMVDDIPEKSPLKKDLRFFEENFSGVMPLEIIVDTGTKKGVQNLKNLRKIDEFENFISSIDGISQPISVVSFAKAARQAYYNQREAFYSLPINRDMPFIMRYLSEGETEELSQSFIDSTGRYVRVSLKIADIGSSKLDSLVNGVIAPQIDSIFVDSKMDVNVTGTTLMFIKGNKFLIENLLTSMLIAFFIIALIMALLFRNVKMIIVSIIPNIIPLLITAGIMGYFGIPLKPSTALIFSIVFGISVDDSIHFLAKYRQELFAKKFDVSKAISKSIRETGSSMIYTSIILFFGFIIFVLSEFGGTIALGKLTSITLFFAMITNVVVLPALILQFDSGKRDGKHPLIENIPELAEGIDEDGKPKKKKSKKTN; encoded by the coding sequence ATGGGATACCAGTCTCAAAACATCAAGTGGTCTTATGACTTGGCTAATATTGTTCCTGAAAAAGATCCAGATATGGTCTATTTCAGACAATTTAGAAGCACATTTGGAGAAGATGGAAACATTATGGCACTTGGCATACAAGATAGTAGTGTTTACCAATTAGAAAACTTCAGAAAATTTAGTGAGCTAACTCATAGACTAGAAGGCAAAGAGGGCATTAGAAACGTTTTAGGGTTACCAAACCTTCAAAAACTTGAGAAGAATAATCAAAAGAGAGCTTTCGAGTTAAGGCCTATTTTCGAAGAAGTCCCACAAGATCAAAAAACACTAGATAGCTTAATCACAGGAGCGAGAAGTCTTAAGTTTTATAGTGGTCAATTAATCAATGCTGAAAACGGAGCAACTCTTTTACTGATAACTATTCGAAAAGAAATACTCAATTCGAAAAATAGAGATCAACTTGTCGATTTCATCATAAATCAAGGCAAAAAGTTTGAAGAGGAATCCGGGATAGATGTTCACTTTGCTGGCCTTCCATATTCTAGATCAATAACAACAAGCAAGGTTAAAGACGAACTCAATATGTTCCTGGTGTTGTCATTGATCGTGACAGGCATCATTCTTTTCTTGTTTTTCAGATCTTTCAAAGCGGTATTCTTTCCATTGATCATAATCGGAGTAGTCGTAATTTGGGTGATGGGAACCATCGCACTCCTTGGTTACAAAATCACACTACTCACAGGACTAATCCCGCCAATCATTGTCGTAATAGGTATACCTAACAGTGTATACATGCTAAATAGGTATCATCATGAATTCAATGAGCATGGTGATCAAATGAAAGCTTTGAGTAGGATCATCCGAAAAATCGGTGTAGTTACGTTTATAACAAATCTTACAACAGCTGTTGGATTTTTTGTTTTAGCTACTACACAAATCAATGTGCTTGTTGAGTTTGGTATTGTGGCAGGTATCAATATCATGGCAACCTTTATCGTGAGTATTATTTTGATCCCAGGTGTGTTCTCACTTTATAAGCCACCATCTCAGAAACATCTGAAGCATCTGAAGTTTAAAATGCTAGACTGGGTCATCAAAAAGATTGACATAGCTGTTCATACCATGCGTCCTGCCATATTTATTTTAACCATTGCCGTAGTAGCGGTATCGGCAGTAGGGCTTTCAAAAATTAAGGCCGTCTCCTATATGGTAGATGACATTCCAGAGAAAAGCCCACTAAAAAAAGATCTACGATTCTTTGAAGAGAACTTTAGTGGAGTCATGCCTCTGGAAATTATTGTTGATACAGGAACTAAGAAAGGTGTTCAGAACCTGAAAAACCTAAGGAAGATTGATGAATTTGAAAATTTCATTTCTTCTATCGATGGTATATCACAACCTATATCAGTAGTGAGTTTCGCTAAAGCTGCTAGACAAGCATATTACAATCAGCGTGAAGCATTCTACTCTCTTCCAATAAACAGAGATATGCCATTTATCATGCGATACCTAAGTGAAGGGGAGACTGAGGAACTTTCTCAATCATTTATCGATTCAACTGGACGGTATGTGCGAGTTTCCCTAAAAATTGCAGATATAGGATCAAGTAAATTAGACTCCCTAGTCAATGGTGTGATTGCCCCTCAAATAGACTCCATTTTTGTAGATTCAAAAATGGATGTAAACGTGACTGGAACAACGCTCATGTTCATTAAGGGTAACAAATTCCTGATTGAGAATTTGCTAACCTCCATGCTCATCGCTTTCTTCATTATTGCTTTGATCATGGCTCTGCTATTTAGGAATGTGAAAATGATCATTGTCTCTATCATTCCTAACATTATTCCGCTTTTAATCACGGCGGGTATTATGGGTTACTTCGGAATACCACTAAAACCAAGTACTGCATTAATCTTTAGTATAGTTTTTGGTATTTCGGTAGATGATTCCATTCACTTTTTAGCAAAATACAGGCAGGAGCTTTTCGCTAAGAAATTTGATGTATCAAAAGCTATAAGTAAGAGTATTCGAGAAACAGGGTCTAGTATGATTTACACATCTATCATCTTGTTCTTCGGTTTCATCATTTTCGTGTTATCGGAGTTTGGTGGAACCATCGCACTTGGAAAGCTTACATCAATCACGCTATTTTTTGCAATGATTACAAACGTAGTTGTGTTACCTGCACTCATACTTCAATTTGATAGCGGAAAACGTGATGGGAAGCATCCATTAATTGAAAATATACCAGAACTTGCTGAAGGTATAGATGAAGATGGAAAGCCCAAGAAGAAGAAAAGCAAAAAAACTAATTAG
- a CDS encoding MFS transporter, which translates to MHKNVWILTLAQAFMMCVNSMNVFVGGLIGNQLAPSAKLATLPVASIVVGTAVFTVPITFLMKRIGRKKAFLMIVLYSIAIALLASYAISIKGFYFFSFCTFLLGATSACIMQFRFASMESVSAEKMPKAASYVLVGGIAAAFLGPEVAIFGKDLLEVEFSGSFLLLSGLFAIGLFILAFYENTIPKKTIEISKPRSMKIITTQRVFWVALLGATIGYAVMTFMMTATPISMHVMDGHSLENTKVVIQSHIVAMFLPSLFTGGLIKKFGVSRIMIAGLVAYLICIAIAFSGHFVSNYWVALILLGLGWNFLFVSGTALLPQSYRESERFKVQAFNEFFLFTSQALASLSAGWVVFTFGWESLLAITIPFILLQMLIIAIWNRSKKRI; encoded by the coding sequence ATGCATAAAAACGTGTGGATACTTACACTAGCCCAGGCATTCATGATGTGTGTAAACTCAATGAATGTTTTTGTTGGTGGGCTTATAGGGAATCAGTTAGCACCTAGTGCAAAATTAGCCACCCTTCCAGTTGCGAGTATTGTGGTTGGAACCGCTGTTTTCACCGTTCCTATTACTTTTTTAATGAAGCGCATAGGCAGAAAGAAAGCATTCTTAATGATAGTACTTTACTCAATTGCTATAGCACTTCTTGCCTCTTATGCCATTTCAATCAAAGGATTTTATTTCTTTTCATTTTGTACTTTTCTTTTAGGAGCTACGAGTGCTTGCATTATGCAGTTTCGCTTTGCCTCCATGGAAAGTGTTTCAGCGGAGAAGATGCCTAAAGCTGCTTCATATGTATTGGTTGGTGGAATTGCCGCTGCATTTTTAGGTCCAGAAGTTGCCATATTTGGAAAGGATTTATTGGAAGTTGAATTTTCAGGATCTTTCTTGCTACTCTCTGGTTTGTTTGCGATTGGGTTATTCATTCTCGCTTTTTATGAAAACACAATTCCTAAGAAAACAATAGAGATTTCTAAACCTCGATCAATGAAGATAATTACCACTCAAAGAGTTTTTTGGGTGGCACTCTTGGGTGCTACAATTGGATATGCAGTAATGACCTTCATGATGACTGCTACACCTATTAGTATGCATGTGATGGATGGACACTCACTTGAAAATACCAAAGTTGTCATACAAAGCCATATCGTAGCTATGTTTTTACCTTCCTTGTTTACAGGCGGATTGATTAAAAAATTTGGTGTTTCCAGAATAATGATTGCAGGGTTAGTGGCATATTTAATTTGTATTGCAATAGCATTTTCCGGTCACTTTGTTTCAAACTACTGGGTTGCGCTTATTCTTCTTGGGCTTGGATGGAACTTCCTTTTTGTTAGCGGAACTGCTCTTTTGCCACAGTCATATCGAGAGAGTGAACGATTTAAAGTTCAGGCATTCAATGAATTTTTTCTATTTACATCTCAAGCGCTTGCATCACTTTCTGCGGGATGGGTAGTCTTCACTTTTGGGTGGGAATCACTATTGGCAATTACAATCCCTTTCATTTTACTACAGATGCTGATTATTGCTATTTGGAATAGAAGTAAAAAGAGAATCTAG
- a CDS encoding deoxyguanosinetriphosphate triphosphohydrolase, with amino-acid sequence MNWLQLLSHKRPGETTNISHDQTRSRFEQDFDRIIFSHPFRKLQDKTQVFPLPEDDFVHTRLTHSLEVSVVGRSLAKNAGTFLLEKYSELKSEGYSIHDFGGIVGAACLAHDLGNPPFGHSGEDSISSFFLTNEKGLFFKNKVTNSEWRDLTTFEGNAQGLRILNGKGNGGLKLTYATLGAFTKYPLSSSCEKEKGRKSQKKFGYYQCNADLFEEMAIEMGLVKLAENKWCRHPLAFLVEAADDICYHIIDLEDGCRLGLVSFETVKNLLAEIIGENYSEEKVQKIPSQNERLGTLRAMAIGQLIQECSEAFIQNEEAMLDGSFDQDLTSLIPSASAMKKIINLSIDKIYRSKLVLEKEAGGYEVIDNLIETFATAVYSNYFDSPLPKHKSVLRLLPEEYEVQLDVVESAYEALQIVIDFISGLTDSHAVRLYKTIKGYRLPV; translated from the coding sequence ATGAATTGGCTTCAATTACTTTCTCATAAACGTCCAGGAGAAACCACAAATATTTCTCACGATCAAACCAGAAGTCGATTCGAACAAGATTTCGATAGAATAATCTTTTCGCATCCATTTAGGAAACTACAAGACAAAACGCAAGTTTTCCCCTTACCTGAAGATGATTTTGTTCACACGCGTCTCACCCACAGTTTAGAAGTTTCAGTAGTAGGTCGTTCGCTAGCTAAAAATGCTGGCACTTTTTTGCTAGAAAAATATTCCGAGCTCAAAAGCGAAGGATATAGTATCCATGATTTTGGGGGAATAGTCGGGGCTGCATGCCTAGCCCATGACTTAGGTAATCCTCCTTTTGGTCACTCTGGAGAAGACAGTATTTCTTCTTTCTTTCTGACCAATGAGAAAGGGCTCTTCTTTAAAAACAAAGTCACAAATTCTGAATGGAGAGATCTCACGACCTTTGAAGGGAATGCTCAAGGATTGAGAATTCTGAATGGGAAAGGCAATGGTGGTTTAAAACTTACCTATGCCACTTTAGGTGCTTTTACAAAATACCCGCTTTCTTCTTCTTGCGAAAAAGAAAAGGGGCGTAAAAGCCAGAAAAAATTCGGGTACTATCAATGCAATGCTGATCTATTTGAAGAAATGGCCATTGAGATGGGCTTGGTCAAATTAGCAGAAAATAAGTGGTGCAGACATCCTTTGGCTTTTCTGGTGGAGGCTGCAGATGATATTTGCTATCACATTATTGACCTTGAGGATGGTTGCAGACTTGGTTTAGTGTCTTTCGAAACAGTAAAAAATTTATTAGCGGAAATAATCGGGGAAAATTACTCTGAGGAGAAAGTACAAAAGATTCCTTCACAGAATGAACGCTTAGGTACCTTAAGAGCAATGGCCATTGGCCAGTTAATACAGGAATGTTCTGAAGCATTTATACAAAATGAAGAAGCGATGTTAGACGGGTCTTTTGATCAAGATTTAACGAGTTTGATCCCATCCGCGTCCGCAATGAAGAAAATAATTAATCTTTCAATTGACAAGATCTATCGTTCTAAGCTTGTGTTGGAAAAAGAGGCTGGTGGGTATGAAGTGATTGATAACCTGATTGAAACATTTGCTACAGCTGTATATTCCAACTATTTTGACTCCCCATTACCAAAACATAAATCAGTATTAAGGTTACTCCCCGAGGAGTATGAAGTTCAATTAGATGTAGTTGAATCCGCTTATGAGGCACTTCAGATCGTTATAGATTTTATTAGCGGACTTACAGATTCGCATGCGGTGAGGTTATACAAAACGATTAAAGGCTATCGCCTTCCCGTTTAA
- a CDS encoding zinc-dependent peptidase has protein sequence MQYLLILLIPFIARWVVRFHQTGSLFPAFFLSAKHKAFLAKNFQFYQKLPPQSKQMFERRVALFISSKKFIPREMEQVVWEMKVLISASAIQLTFGFPKIRLRWFRYILVFPNTFFSQANQQHHKGEVNPKAKTIVLSWKYFVEGYLKSDGRNLGLHEMAHALRLENRIMNDEYDFLDHKILEKWEVHAQHTMQEIKNGTEEFFRKYGSANNEEFFAVAVENFFERPLEFKDRHPLTYQTLCQLLKQDPVLLEKT, from the coding sequence TTGCAGTATTTACTCATATTGTTGATTCCATTTATTGCCAGATGGGTTGTACGCTTTCATCAGACTGGAAGTCTATTTCCGGCCTTTTTCTTGAGTGCCAAACACAAAGCATTTCTTGCTAAAAATTTTCAATTCTATCAAAAACTCCCGCCTCAGTCAAAACAAATGTTTGAAAGACGAGTGGCTCTTTTTATAAGCTCTAAAAAGTTCATTCCGCGAGAAATGGAACAAGTTGTATGGGAGATGAAAGTGCTAATTTCAGCTTCCGCAATTCAGCTCACTTTTGGATTTCCAAAGATTCGCCTTCGCTGGTTTCGATACATTTTGGTATTCCCTAACACATTTTTCAGTCAGGCAAATCAGCAACATCACAAGGGTGAGGTTAATCCTAAAGCAAAAACCATTGTGCTTTCATGGAAGTATTTTGTAGAAGGATATCTGAAATCTGATGGACGAAACCTTGGGCTTCATGAAATGGCTCATGCATTAAGATTGGAAAACAGGATTATGAACGACGAATATGATTTTCTTGATCATAAAATATTAGAGAAATGGGAAGTGCATGCACAACATACAATGCAAGAAATCAAAAATGGAACGGAAGAATTTTTTAGAAAATATGGTAGCGCTAACAACGAAGAATTTTTTGCTGTGGCCGTCGAGAACTTCTTCGAGCGGCCTTTAGAATTCAAAGATCGACACCCATTAACCTACCAAACGCTTTGCCAACTTCTTAAACAAGACCCGGTATTACTGGAAAAAACTTAA
- a CDS encoding glycine--tRNA ligase: MSNTPDGGSLKNIVSHCKEYGFVYPSSDIYDGLGATYDYGPNGSELKNNIKQYWWQAMVRMHENIVGIDAAIFMHPTTWKASGHVDAFNDPLIDNKDSKKRYRADVLIEEYIAKVEGKISKEVTKAAKRFGDSFEEEQFVSTNPRVVGYKEKIKSIEDRIGKALNSNDLQDVKALIEELEIADPVSGSKNWTDVRQFNLMFSTEMGSLADGADKIYLRPETAQGIFVNYLNVQKTARVKPPFGIAQIGKAFRNEIIARQFIFRMREFEQMEMQFFVKPGDDMKWYEHWKEKRINWHKALGLGEDNYRFHDHLNLAHYANAATDIEFNFPMGFKELEGIHSRTDFDLKAHEEHSGKKLQFFDQNTNESYVPYVVETSIGLDRMFLAIMSAAYTEEKLEDGSERTVLRIPPALAPNKVAILPLVNKDGLPEKAEEILEEIKYDFSFQYDVKDAIGRRYRRQDAIGTPFCVTIDHQTLEDNTVTIRERDSMQQERVSLAELIQKIHDKVDMKHLLKKV; the protein is encoded by the coding sequence ATGAGCAATACACCTGACGGAGGATCACTAAAAAATATTGTTTCACACTGCAAAGAGTATGGTTTTGTCTATCCATCTAGTGATATCTATGATGGTCTTGGTGCTACTTACGATTATGGCCCAAACGGTTCTGAATTAAAAAACAATATCAAGCAATATTGGTGGCAAGCAATGGTACGTATGCATGAAAACATTGTAGGTATCGATGCTGCTATCTTCATGCACCCAACCACATGGAAAGCGTCCGGCCATGTTGATGCTTTTAACGATCCTCTTATCGATAACAAAGATTCTAAAAAAAGATATCGAGCGGATGTATTGATCGAAGAGTATATCGCTAAAGTTGAAGGGAAAATCTCGAAAGAAGTAACAAAAGCCGCTAAGCGTTTCGGTGATTCTTTTGAAGAAGAGCAATTCGTTTCTACGAATCCTCGTGTAGTTGGCTACAAAGAAAAAATCAAGTCAATTGAAGACAGAATTGGGAAAGCTCTTAATTCTAATGATTTGCAAGATGTGAAGGCTTTAATAGAGGAACTAGAAATTGCTGATCCTGTGTCTGGATCTAAAAACTGGACTGACGTGCGTCAATTCAACTTGATGTTCTCTACCGAAATGGGGTCGTTAGCAGACGGGGCAGATAAAATCTATTTACGTCCGGAAACTGCGCAGGGCATTTTTGTGAACTACCTCAATGTTCAGAAAACAGCTCGAGTGAAACCCCCTTTCGGTATCGCTCAAATTGGAAAAGCTTTCAGAAATGAGATCATTGCACGCCAATTCATTTTCAGAATGCGTGAATTCGAGCAGATGGAAATGCAATTTTTTGTGAAGCCCGGTGATGATATGAAGTGGTATGAACACTGGAAAGAAAAACGAATTAACTGGCACAAAGCTCTAGGACTTGGTGAAGACAATTATCGTTTTCACGATCACCTCAATCTTGCTCACTACGCAAATGCTGCAACAGACATAGAATTTAACTTTCCGATGGGCTTTAAAGAGCTGGAAGGCATTCACTCAAGAACTGACTTTGATCTGAAAGCACATGAAGAGCATTCTGGAAAAAAGCTTCAGTTCTTTGATCAAAACACAAATGAAAGTTACGTACCATATGTGGTTGAAACTTCCATTGGCTTAGATAGAATGTTTCTTGCTATTATGTCCGCGGCTTACACGGAAGAAAAACTGGAAGATGGAAGTGAACGAACCGTACTAAGAATACCACCAGCGCTTGCTCCAAATAAAGTGGCCATACTTCCCTTAGTAAATAAAGATGGGCTTCCTGAAAAAGCCGAAGAAATTCTTGAGGAGATCAAGTATGACTTTTCATTCCAGTATGATGTGAAAGATGCTATCGGCAGAAGATACAGAAGACAGGATGCAATAGGCACACCATTTTGTGTAACTATCGATCACCAAACATTAGAAGATAATACTGTCACCATTCGTGAAAGAGATAGTATGCAGCAGGAAAGAGTTTCATTGGCAGAGTTGATTCAAAAAATTCACGATAAAGTAGATATGAAACATCTGTTGAAAAAAGTCTGA